CACGTGCCAATGCGGCCGCCAGGACCTGGTTCCCGGTACTGCCCTCTTTCATCTCGCCCACCAGGACGTCCTGCAGGCGATTACCGAGCGCGAGCGCGTCGCGCAAACCCGCCGGCGCGTCGGCCTCGTCGGGCTTCAGCACGTACGCCACCTGCTGCACGTCGGCCGTGAGTCCCATGTAGGTCACGCCGATGTCGCAGCGCAGCATGTCGCCGCGCTCGATGACGCGCGGGTTCTTCGCGGCTGATCCCGGCGGCCGGACGATGTAGAACATCGGCTGGAACCAGGTCGAGAGCCGCCACTCGGCGATTCGTTCGCGCACCCACCAGGCGAGGTCGTCGATGCTGGTCACGCCAGGCTTGATGACGGCGCTCGAGAACGCGTCGGCGACGACCTGATGGGTGATCGCCACGATCTGCGGATAGAAGTCGATCTCCGGCTGGGAACGGCGTTCCATCCAGCCGACCGTCAGGCGGCCGGCGGACACGACGCGACTGGCCAGGTCTGGGCCCAGCGAACGCACGAGCAGGTTCTTGTGCGCGGCCGAGAGCCCGTCGGCAAACGCGAACGTCTCGGACTCGTCCACCGCGATCTTCCTGGGATTCCTGGCCCTGATGATGGCCGCGAGACGCTGCCACGGGTCGAGTTGCTCGGGTTCGAAGGCCGGCTGGTAGTAGTCGGCGAACTCCTTGTGGAGGTCACCACTGCCGTAGCGGTTCACGATGAGATGCTCGATGCCAGCCGCTCCCCTGTCGAAGAACACCAGCATCGTCAGGCGCCAGGCGAACATCGAGGGCGCGGGAACGAGCGTCCAGTACACCGGGTCTTCGTTGTGCTCGCGGCAGATGACCACCCACATGTCGATCTGCTCGCGGCGCATGATCTTCGGCAGGACGGTCTCGAAGCGGACTTTCAGCCAGCGGTTCTGCAGGAGCGCGCGATCCTTCTGATTCAAAATCGCCGGCGCAGCAGCCGTCGCAATCTGGGCCGGCAGGAGCACGGCCAGCAGGAGCAGTGACATCAGAACAACCGTGCAGCGGCCGGCGGACCATCGCGTCATGTACCCTCCAATCTCGGCCATGGACTCTACCCGAGGCCGGTCTGGCGAAACAACCGCGAGATCCGGTCTGGCACCCGTCAGCCCTTGCCCGACGCCTGCAACCGTTTCAGCAGCTGGATCTGGCCGGCGTGGTACAAGTCGTGAGCGGTCACGCCGCGGATGAGAAACGCCGCGGAGTACTTGCTGCGCGGCACGCGCTGGTCGAGCCGTCCCGGGTCGAGCGTCATCACGGCCTGGCGCAGCCGACGGTGTTCGTCGATGAGCAGGCGCACGTCGCCGCGCCACGAACCGGCCGGATCGGCATCGCCTGCCACCGGGCGCGCGAACCAGTTGCTGCCCTCGAGCGCGAACGTGCCCCTTGCCTCCCCGGTGAGCTTCCGTCGCACGGCGTACTTCCAGTAGGCCGCGTGCACGGCCAATTCCCAGATATTGTGACGCCCCGGCGCCGAGCGCCACGACGCCTGCACAGGCTTCACGGCACGGAGGGCGCCGCGCAGGTTGGCGCCGTGCCACGACATCCTGTCGAAGGCTTCATCGAGTGCGTCCAGCAACTGCGCCAGCCTCGTATCCCCGGTCTTCGCCATCGTTCAGCCTCCGTCTCGCCTGGAGCGTGCCATCGGTGTTCCGTGTCGCTCCTCCCCCGCAGGTCGCCTCGTTCGGCCGCCTGTCTACGATCCGGCCGTCGCGGTGCCCGGTCCCGACGCCGGTGTCCAGGCCGTCGCGGCCTTGGTCTTGATCTCTCGGAACTTGTCGCTCACGCCCGAGAGCCGCTCGTCCCACTCGGCGTTGATCGCCTGGTTCTGGATCACCACGTGGAACTTCGTCATCACCATGACGAGGAAGATCGGCTTGAGAAACGCCTGCCGCACGTTCGACGCGAACAGCGCGGCGATGGCCAGCCCGCCCAGGAAGCCGCCCGGCTTGGCCGACGCCGGGAGCAACGCCAGCATCAGGAACGCCGGCAGCAGCATCACGATCCAGACGACCGCGGTGAGCACCTTGTCCAGCACGACGACGTAGATCGCCGTCTTGAGAATCTCGGTGCTGTTCTGCGCGTAGTAG
This sequence is a window from Vicinamibacterales bacterium. Protein-coding genes within it:
- a CDS encoding M24 family metallopeptidase; the protein is MAEIGGYMTRWSAGRCTVVLMSLLLLAVLLPAQIATAAAPAILNQKDRALLQNRWLKVRFETVLPKIMRREQIDMWVVICREHNEDPVYWTLVPAPSMFAWRLTMLVFFDRGAAGIEHLIVNRYGSGDLHKEFADYYQPAFEPEQLDPWQRLAAIIRARNPRKIAVDESETFAFADGLSAAHKNLLVRSLGPDLASRVVSAGRLTVGWMERRSQPEIDFYPQIVAITHQVVADAFSSAVIKPGVTSIDDLAWWVRERIAEWRLSTWFQPMFYIVRPPGSAAKNPRVIERGDMLRCDIGVTYMGLTADVQQVAYVLKPDEADAPAGLRDALALGNRLQDVLVGEMKEGSTGNQVLAAALAR
- a CDS encoding DinB family protein, yielding MAKTGDTRLAQLLDALDEAFDRMSWHGANLRGALRAVKPVQASWRSAPGRHNIWELAVHAAYWKYAVRRKLTGEARGTFALEGSNWFARPVAGDADPAGSWRGDVRLLIDEHRRLRQAVMTLDPGRLDQRVPRSKYSAAFLIRGVTAHDLYHAGQIQLLKRLQASGKG